In Chryseobacterium camelliae, one DNA window encodes the following:
- a CDS encoding EpsG family protein, whose product MILLLFILFALVSIFYIFDPKNEIINITILCLLALVLIFVAGLRDKNIDNDYYVYFYKWRVSDLKSDVEYSFIIIKHFIKNYLRLNFTYLLLTYAILGVSAKFYGIKKLSPFLYGSILIYLSHYYILHEITQIRIGVATGFLLIGCFYMYNKNYFMFLFFMLFAIFFHQSSSMALFLILVGNTKRNLKPYLFLVPVGYLLYFSNTYFNVSIPIPYFQDKIDTYKEATEAGFIKDSEVNVFNILFLLRIAVLYLLIYFQERVGSHLPSFYFFIKMYAISLFTFLFFSDIPVFAFRIQELFGVAEIILFPSIIFIFAERFRWIGKLIIWCLALVLLLIDIYYVKLIAK is encoded by the coding sequence ATGATATTACTTCTTTTCATTTTATTTGCACTCGTATCAATTTTTTATATTTTTGATCCTAAAAATGAGATAATCAATATCACTATCCTTTGTTTACTGGCTTTAGTTTTAATCTTTGTTGCAGGTTTGAGAGATAAGAATATTGATAATGATTATTATGTATATTTTTATAAATGGAGGGTAAGTGATCTGAAAAGTGATGTTGAATACTCTTTTATAATTATTAAACATTTTATAAAAAATTATCTCAGACTGAATTTTACGTATCTCTTATTGACTTATGCTATATTGGGTGTTTCTGCAAAATTTTACGGTATTAAAAAGTTAAGTCCCTTTTTATACGGTTCCATTTTAATTTATTTAAGCCACTATTATATTCTTCATGAAATAACTCAAATCAGGATTGGCGTTGCGACAGGGTTTCTTTTAATCGGTTGTTTTTACATGTATAATAAAAATTATTTTATGTTTTTATTTTTCATGCTATTTGCAATCTTTTTTCATCAATCGAGTTCTATGGCTCTTTTTCTTATTTTAGTAGGGAATACTAAGAGAAACTTAAAGCCTTATCTCTTTTTAGTCCCTGTAGGCTATCTATTATATTTCTCTAATACCTATTTTAATGTTTCAATTCCGATTCCTTATTTTCAGGATAAAATTGATACTTATAAAGAGGCTACTGAAGCAGGCTTCATAAAAGATTCCGAGGTTAATGTATTTAATATTTTATTCTTATTGAGGATTGCTGTCCTTTATTTGCTTATTTATTTTCAAGAAAGGGTTGGTAGTCATTTACCATCATTCTATTTCTTTATAAAGATGTATGCCATTTCTTTATTTACTTTCCTTTTTTTCTCTGATATTCCTGTATTTGCTTTCAGGATTCAGGAGCTTTTCGGTGTTGCAGAAATTATTCTCTTTCCTTCAATTATATTTATTTTTGCAGAACGATTCAGATGGATAGGCAAACTCATTATCTGGTGTCTTGCTTTAGTGTTATTGCTTATAGATATTTACTATGTAAAACTGATTGCAAAATGA
- a CDS encoding glycosyltransferase family 2 protein — translation MKKIAILLSTYNGEKFLEQQIESLLVQSFQNWDLFIRDDGSTDSTLSIIERFCTKYNNIHLFECSENIGACESFLWLLKNTDAEYYMFCDQDDIWQPDKISLSLNLMKETELKHTVGLPILIHTDLKVVDTNLKEISRSFWSYAKLKQRYLSDFNYLGVCNGVTGCTTLINQNVKDIVFPINTKPPMHDYFIALKVAKYGKIVFLDTPTILYRQHQKNEVGATNINVGYFFLRLKKIKETIRDQMEMHAFLKEFNYGSMFKFYYFKLRYTIIRNI, via the coding sequence ATGAAAAAGATTGCTATACTGTTATCGACATATAATGGAGAAAAATTTTTGGAGCAACAGATTGAATCTTTATTAGTCCAGTCTTTTCAGAATTGGGATTTATTTATTCGTGATGATGGGTCTACAGATAGTACACTGTCAATTATTGAAAGATTTTGTACAAAATATAATAATATACATTTATTTGAATGTTCGGAAAATATAGGTGCCTGTGAATCATTTCTTTGGTTACTTAAAAATACGGATGCGGAATATTACATGTTTTGTGATCAGGATGATATTTGGCAGCCTGATAAAATCTCTTTATCATTAAATTTAATGAAAGAAACAGAATTGAAGCATACGGTTGGTTTGCCAATTTTAATTCATACTGATTTAAAAGTTGTGGACACCAACCTGAAAGAAATCAGTAGATCCTTTTGGAGTTATGCGAAATTGAAACAGCGTTATTTATCAGATTTTAATTACTTAGGAGTATGCAATGGTGTTACAGGATGTACTACATTGATCAATCAGAATGTCAAAGATATAGTTTTCCCGATAAACACCAAACCACCAATGCATGATTATTTTATAGCATTGAAAGTTGCTAAATATGGAAAAATAGTATTCTTAGATACTCCTACGATACTGTATCGTCAGCATCAAAAAAATGAGGTAGGAGCTACTAATATAAATGTCGGTTACTTTTTTTTAAGATTAAAAAAAATTAAAGAAACTATCCGAGATCAGATGGAAATGCATGCATTTTTAAAAGAATTCAATTATGGCTCCATGTTCAAATTTTACTATTTTAAACTAAGATATACCATAATTAGAAATATATGA